The following are encoded together in the Thiobacillus sp. SCUT-2 genome:
- the fliS gene encoding flagellar export chaperone FliS: protein MYTPSKSAAHAYANVGLETGVASASPHRLIVMLYEGAELSVRLAIQHIEQGDLAKKSAAISKASAIILEGLRAALDRKQGGEIAEQLDALYDYMLKRLALAHLNNQTAPLEEVLGLLRELRDAWQQIGAPRGAPESSFHSIAA, encoded by the coding sequence GTGTACACACCATCGAAATCCGCCGCGCATGCCTACGCCAACGTCGGCCTGGAAACCGGCGTGGCCTCCGCCAGCCCGCACCGGCTCATCGTCATGCTCTACGAAGGCGCCGAGCTTTCCGTGCGCCTGGCAATCCAGCACATCGAGCAGGGCGACCTCGCGAAGAAGTCGGCCGCCATCAGCAAGGCCAGCGCGATCATCCTCGAAGGCCTGCGCGCTGCGCTGGACCGCAAGCAGGGGGGCGAAATCGCCGAGCAGCTCGATGCGCTCTACGACTACATGCTGAAGCGGCTGGCGCTCGCCCACCTCAACAACCAGACCGCGCCGCTCGAGGAAGTCCTCGGCCTGCTGCGCGAGCTGCGCGACGCCTGGCAACAGATCGGCGCGCCCCGCGGCGCACCCGAGTCGTCCTTCCATTCCATCGCCGCCTGA
- the fliD gene encoding flagellar filament capping protein FliD translates to MASVSASTTTAIDVPTLVSQLMAVERQPLDKLNTDVTDTQSKISSFGTLSSLVSGFQTASSNLSASLQKLAATPSDTGVLSATADSTAVPGTYSVNVTKLAQSQNLLTAGQASTTVAIGTGTATTITFDFGTISGGTLTNGVYSGAAFTSNGSGTQSITIDGTNNTLAGIRDAINNAGLGVTATIVNDGSGTPYHLVLTSKNSGVANSLKITTSGGDAAIDGLLAYDPAGTQNLTQTQAAQNASLTVNGIAVTSATNTVSGAIQGVTMTLKNTTASPISLAIDRDTAGINSAASSFADAYNALASQIKSRSAYASNGQKGGTLAGDGTLRLMQDQLRGIFNTPATGGTLTALAQVGIALQSDGSLKVDSGMLNSALSANFSDVTNLLSSSTGFATRFKTWAQAALDPGGLIDARTQSLKKHIDDQNTAIDRLQSRLDALQKKYTAEYTNLNLMLSSMNSTSAYLTAQLGSGK, encoded by the coding sequence ATGGCAAGCGTATCGGCTTCGACGACCACCGCAATCGACGTGCCCACCCTCGTCTCGCAGCTGATGGCGGTCGAGCGCCAACCCCTCGACAAGCTCAATACCGACGTCACCGACACGCAATCGAAGATTTCGTCCTTCGGCACGCTCAGCAGCCTGGTATCGGGTTTCCAGACGGCATCGAGCAACCTCAGCGCCAGCCTGCAGAAGCTGGCCGCCACGCCGTCGGATACGGGCGTGCTGTCCGCGACCGCAGACAGCACCGCCGTGCCCGGCACCTACTCGGTGAATGTCACCAAGCTGGCGCAGTCGCAGAACCTGCTCACGGCCGGACAGGCCAGCACGACCGTGGCGATCGGCACCGGCACCGCGACGACGATCACCTTCGATTTCGGCACGATCAGTGGCGGCACGCTGACCAACGGCGTGTACAGCGGCGCCGCGTTCACGTCGAACGGCAGCGGCACCCAGAGCATCACGATCGACGGCACCAACAATACGCTGGCCGGCATTCGCGACGCGATCAACAATGCCGGCCTGGGCGTCACCGCGACCATCGTCAACGACGGCAGCGGCACGCCCTACCACCTGGTGCTGACGTCGAAGAATTCCGGCGTCGCCAACAGCCTGAAAATCACCACCAGCGGCGGCGACGCCGCGATCGACGGCCTGCTGGCCTACGATCCGGCCGGCACGCAGAACCTGACGCAGACCCAGGCGGCGCAGAACGCCAGCCTCACGGTCAACGGCATCGCGGTGACGAGCGCCACCAACACCGTCAGCGGCGCCATCCAGGGCGTGACGATGACGCTCAAGAACACCACGGCCAGCCCGATCAGCCTCGCGATCGACCGCGATACCGCGGGCATCAACAGCGCGGCCTCGAGCTTCGCCGACGCCTACAACGCGCTGGCGAGCCAGATCAAGTCGCGCTCCGCCTACGCCAGCAACGGCCAGAAGGGCGGCACCCTCGCGGGCGACGGCACCCTGCGCCTGATGCAGGACCAGCTGCGCGGCATCTTCAACACCCCGGCGACGGGCGGCACCCTGACGGCGCTGGCGCAGGTCGGCATCGCGCTGCAGTCGGACGGCTCTCTGAAGGTCGACAGCGGCATGCTCAACAGCGCCCTTTCCGCCAACTTCAGCGACGTGACCAACCTGCTGTCGTCGTCGACCGGCTTCGCGACGCGCTTCAAGACCTGGGCCCAGGCTGCGCTCGATCCCGGCGGCCTGATCGACGCGCGCACCCAGAGCCTCAAGAAGCACATCGACGACCAGAACACGGCGATCGACCGGCTGCAGAGCCGCCTCGACGCGCTGCAGAAGAAATACACCGCCGAATACACCAACCTCAACCTGATGCTGAGCAGCATGAACAGCACCAGCGCCTATCTGACCGCGCAACTCGGTTCCGGAAAATAA
- a CDS encoding flagellar protein FlaG, which translates to MIIQTTHPAIGPAMQPDARVGAPQPVRPVADTPAASAPRPPSAEEVKAAVATINRALQASNRSLEFTVDDDTHRTVVKMVDTSTGEVLRQFPSEETLAISRGIEQFQQGLLLKHKA; encoded by the coding sequence ATGATCATCCAGACGACCCACCCCGCAATCGGTCCGGCCATGCAGCCGGACGCGCGCGTTGGTGCGCCCCAGCCGGTCAGGCCTGTTGCCGACACGCCTGCTGCCAGCGCGCCGCGGCCGCCTTCCGCGGAAGAAGTGAAGGCCGCCGTGGCCACGATCAACAGGGCGCTGCAGGCATCCAACCGCAGCCTGGAGTTCACCGTCGACGACGACACCCACCGAACGGTGGTGAAGATGGTCGACACCAGCACCGGCGAAGTCCTCCGCCAGTTTCCGTCCGAGGAAACCCTGGCGATTTCGCGCGGCATCGAGCAGTTCCAGCAAGGCCTCCTGCTGAAGCACAAGGCCTGA
- a CDS encoding flagellin N-terminal helical domain-containing protein gives MAQVINTNVAALFAGSALNRSNAALQTAQQRLSSGLRINSAKDDATGLGIATNFDAKVRGANMYIRNANDGISAAQTNDGYLAQITENTQRLREIFIQTKAVTNDEAKALIAENTRISGLVTADTAVTVDENGKTAGGAGTTFTAAATFANLSAFDTELTAINNARAKFGADMAGLSSAVATLQTASVNYSASFSRVMDTDYAAETAAQAKNNILQQAGMAVLAQANQNPQSVLTLLR, from the coding sequence ATGGCACAAGTAATCAACACCAACGTCGCCGCCCTGTTCGCCGGTTCGGCCCTGAACCGCTCCAACGCGGCCCTGCAGACCGCCCAGCAGCGCCTGTCCTCCGGCCTGCGCATCAACAGCGCGAAGGACGACGCCACCGGCCTCGGCATCGCCACGAACTTCGACGCCAAGGTCCGCGGCGCGAACATGTACATCCGCAACGCCAACGACGGCATCTCCGCCGCCCAGACCAACGACGGCTACCTGGCCCAGATCACCGAAAACACCCAGCGACTGCGCGAGATCTTCATCCAGACCAAAGCGGTCACCAACGACGAGGCGAAGGCGCTGATCGCTGAAAACACCCGTATCTCCGGCCTGGTGACGGCTGATACCGCCGTCACCGTCGACGAGAACGGCAAGACGGCCGGCGGTGCAGGGACGACGTTCACGGCCGCCGCGACCTTCGCCAACCTGAGCGCATTCGATACCGAACTGACCGCGATCAACAACGCCCGCGCCAAGTTCGGTGCCGACATGGCCGGCCTGTCGTCGGCCGTGGCGACGCTGCAGACCGCCTCGGTGAACTACTCGGCCTCCTTCAGCCGCGTCATGGACACCGACTACGCGGCCGAGACCGCCGCCCAGGCCAAGAACAACATCCTGCAGCAGGCCGGCATGGCGGTGCTGGCGCAGGCCAACCAGAACCCGCAGAGCGTGCTGACGCTGCTGCGCTGA
- a CDS encoding GGDEF domain-containing protein, whose product MAEPSDKINPGNPTEVARETLRRLALRRIAPTPDNYQTLYEEIVGGPVAGTPEANPSSGAAGVLAGLTRDLSLHHPDLAGPVELLNQAVRKSDWAQCRKQLGQVVLQLKQGDGGELRPQADNLTLLRELLVKTLEFGVVAQLSHIPRLAERGQQLAVAVRDANSSTTLRDAASGLKSLWVDIELQSSEARDQQDTLKRILLLLVENIGEMLDDDAWLRGQLDMVQEVMAGPLKIRSLQEAEKRLKEVIYKQSLVKHGLREATATLKATMTTFVSRMRDAVAANDEYQGRIATHIDRISRTEDVIELNRILEALLEETRAAQADSRRAHENLVQERDTALQAEARIKDLEDQLARMSALIREDPLTGSLNRRGLDDEFVREAARADRYDTPFSIAVLDVDNFKALNDKRGHQAGDDALVHLVKVAQEELRITDHIARLGGEEFLVILPNTGRDEAARIITRLQRSLTKKYFLDNNERVLITFSAGVAERAPGEAQEALITRADGAMYEAKRSGKNRVCLAPDAPADAAD is encoded by the coding sequence ATGGCCGAACCCAGCGACAAGATCAACCCAGGCAACCCGACCGAAGTCGCGCGCGAAACCCTGCGCCGCCTCGCCCTGCGCCGGATCGCCCCGACCCCGGACAACTACCAGACGCTGTACGAGGAAATCGTCGGCGGCCCCGTCGCCGGCACGCCCGAAGCCAACCCGTCGTCCGGCGCAGCCGGCGTGCTGGCCGGCCTGACGCGCGACCTCAGCCTGCACCATCCGGATCTGGCCGGCCCGGTCGAGCTCCTCAACCAGGCCGTCCGCAAGAGCGACTGGGCGCAGTGCCGCAAGCAGCTCGGCCAGGTCGTGCTCCAGCTCAAGCAGGGCGACGGCGGCGAGCTGCGGCCGCAGGCCGACAACCTGACGCTGCTGCGCGAACTCCTCGTCAAGACCCTGGAATTCGGCGTGGTGGCGCAGCTGTCGCACATCCCGCGCCTGGCCGAACGCGGGCAGCAGCTCGCCGTCGCCGTGCGCGACGCCAACAGCAGCACGACCCTGCGGGATGCCGCCTCGGGCCTCAAGTCGCTGTGGGTCGACATCGAACTGCAGAGCTCCGAAGCGCGCGACCAGCAGGACACGCTCAAGCGCATCCTGCTGCTGCTGGTGGAAAACATCGGCGAAATGCTCGACGACGACGCCTGGCTGCGCGGCCAGCTCGACATGGTGCAGGAGGTCATGGCCGGCCCGCTCAAGATCCGCTCGCTGCAGGAAGCGGAAAAGCGCCTCAAGGAAGTGATCTACAAGCAGAGCCTGGTCAAGCACGGGCTGCGCGAGGCGACCGCAACCCTGAAGGCGACCATGACGACCTTCGTCAGCCGCATGCGCGACGCCGTCGCCGCCAACGACGAATACCAGGGCCGGATCGCCACCCATATCGACCGCATCAGCAGGACCGAGGACGTCATCGAGCTCAACCGCATCCTCGAAGCGCTGCTGGAGGAAACCCGCGCCGCGCAGGCCGACAGCCGCCGCGCCCACGAGAACCTGGTGCAGGAACGCGACACCGCGCTGCAGGCCGAGGCGCGCATCAAGGACCTGGAAGACCAGCTGGCCAGGATGAGCGCCCTCATCCGCGAGGACCCGCTGACCGGCAGCCTCAACCGGCGCGGGCTCGACGACGAATTCGTCCGCGAGGCCGCGCGTGCCGACCGCTACGACACGCCGTTTTCCATCGCCGTGCTCGACGTCGACAATTTCAAGGCGCTCAACGACAAGCGCGGCCACCAGGCCGGCGACGACGCCCTGGTCCACCTCGTCAAGGTGGCCCAGGAGGAGCTGCGCATCACCGACCACATCGCCCGGCTCGGCGGCGAGGAATTCCTCGTCATCCTGCCGAACACCGGGCGCGACGAGGCGGCCCGCATCATCACCCGCCTGCAGCGCAGCCTGACCAAGAAGTATTTCCTCGACAACAACGAGCGCGTGCTGATCACCTTCAGCGCCGGCGTCGCCGAGCGCGCGCCCGGCGAGGCGCAGGAGGCGCTGATCACGCGGGCCGACGGCGCCATGTACGAAGCCAAGCGCAGCGGCAAGAACCGGGTCTGCCTCGCCCCGGATGCGCCTGCCGACGCAGCGGATTGA
- a CDS encoding response regulator transcription factor, whose protein sequence is MAAARPYRILIVDDHAIVREGLKQILAEVDDIEVAGEADSSSRALQMARREPWDLVLMDITMPDRSGLETLELLRKEHPGIKVLMLSMHRETQYAVRALKTGAAGYLNKQSAPAQLVEAIRQVASGKKYISAEVAQELASQVSGERATLPHEALSNREYQTLCMIASGMTVSGIADKLALSVKTISMYRTRLLQKMQMKNNAELTHYAIKHELLD, encoded by the coding sequence GTGGCAGCAGCAAGACCGTACCGCATCCTGATCGTCGACGACCACGCCATCGTCCGCGAGGGCCTGAAGCAGATCCTGGCCGAGGTCGACGACATCGAGGTCGCCGGCGAGGCCGACAGTTCCAGCCGTGCGCTGCAGATGGCCCGCCGCGAACCCTGGGACCTGGTCCTGATGGACATCACCATGCCGGACCGCAGCGGCCTGGAGACGCTGGAACTGCTCAGGAAGGAGCATCCCGGCATCAAGGTGCTGATGCTGTCGATGCACCGCGAGACGCAGTATGCCGTCCGCGCGCTGAAGACCGGCGCCGCCGGCTACCTGAACAAGCAGAGTGCGCCCGCCCAGCTGGTCGAGGCCATCCGCCAGGTCGCGTCGGGCAAGAAATACATCAGCGCGGAGGTCGCCCAGGAACTCGCCAGCCAGGTCAGCGGCGAGCGCGCCACCCTGCCCCACGAGGCGCTGTCGAACCGGGAATACCAGACCCTCTGCATGATCGCATCCGGCATGACCGTCAGCGGCATCGCCGACAAGCTCGCCCTGTCGGTCAAGACGATCAGCATGTACCGTACCCGGCTGCTGCAGAAGATGCAGATGAAGAACAACGCGGAGCTGACGCACTACGCCATCAAGCACGAATTGCTCGACTGA